One window of bacterium genomic DNA carries:
- a CDS encoding HAD hydrolase family protein produces the protein MLRLQRKLEINPASIQMLIFDVDGVMTDNRMIFLKDNQEAKAFSAADGFAIKTASERYLKFGIITARGSEVTVKRCTELGVGDIVVAWDKISALRELARKHNLDLSQIGYVGNDIPDLVAMEQVGFAVCVADTEPELFPVSHYQTERLGGKGACREVISFVLAAKGLDLVKIYREDIANAKTR, from the coding sequence TTGCTCAGACTACAGCGTAAACTTGAAATAAATCCTGCATCCATCCAGATGCTGATCTTTGATGTCGATGGCGTCATGACCGACAATCGTATGATCTTCCTCAAAGACAATCAAGAGGCAAAAGCCTTCTCGGCCGCCGACGGATTTGCCATCAAAACCGCGAGCGAACGCTATCTGAAATTCGGTATCATTACAGCCCGCGGTTCTGAGGTCACCGTCAAACGCTGCACAGAGCTTGGCGTAGGCGATATCGTCGTTGCGTGGGACAAAATCTCGGCCCTTCGCGAGCTGGCACGAAAGCACAATCTCGATCTGAGTCAGATCGGCTATGTCGGCAATGACATTCCCGATCTCGTCGCAATGGAGCAGGTCGGTTTCGCTGTCTGTGTCGCCGATACCGAGCCGGAGCTCTTTCCGGTTTCGCATTATCAAACTGAACGTCTCGGCGGTAAAGGCGCTTGCCGCGAAGTTATCAGCTTCGTGCTCGCCGCAAAAGGACTTGATCTCGTAAAGATTTATCGCGAAGATATTGCCAATGCTAAAACGCGCTAA
- a CDS encoding MGMT family protein has protein sequence MPRKKPDTSHLTPFHQCVVDIIRKIPRGKVATYGQIAALAGSPRAARQVVRILHACSEKLDLPWYRVINKQGMISLPRNGGYELQKSMLKKEGVKFNREDVVDLQKFGWQQ, from the coding sequence ATGCCTCGCAAGAAACCTGACACCTCCCACCTGACACCTTTCCACCAGTGTGTGGTCGACATCATCCGCAAAATACCCCGCGGCAAAGTTGCAACTTACGGCCAGATCGCCGCACTCGCCGGGTCGCCGCGAGCGGCACGCCAGGTCGTGCGCATTCTCCACGCCTGTTCGGAAAAACTCGACCTTCCCTGGTATCGCGTCATCAACAAGCAGGGAATGATCTCGCTTCCTCGTAATGGCGGTTACGAATTGCAGAAATCGATGCTGAAAAAAGAAGGAGTCAAGTTCAATCGCGAAGATGTGGTGGACTTACAAAAATTCGGCTGGCAACAGTAG